Proteins encoded in a region of the Leopardus geoffroyi isolate Oge1 chromosome E2, O.geoffroyi_Oge1_pat1.0, whole genome shotgun sequence genome:
- the HAS3 gene encoding hyaluronan synthase 3 isoform X1: MPVQLTTALRVVGTSLFALAVLGGILAAYVTGYQFIHTEKHYLSFGLYGAILGLHLLIQSLFAFLEHRRMRRAGRPLKLASPLRRSVALCIAAYQEDPDYLRKCLRSAQRIAFPDLKVVMVVDGNRQEDAYMLDIFHEVLGGTEQAGFFVWRSNFHEAGEGETEASLQEGMDRVRNVVRTSTFSCIMQKWGGKREVMYTAFKALGDSVDYIQVCDSDTVLDPACTIEMLRVLEEDPQVGGVGGDVQILNKYDSWISFLSSVRYWMAFNVERACQSYFGCVQCISGPLGMYRNSLLQQFLEDWYHQKFLGSKCSFGDDRHLTNRVLSLGYRTKYTARSKCLTETPTKYLRWLNQQTRWSKSYFREWLYNSLWFHKHHLWMTYESVVTGFFPFFLIATVIQLFYRGRIWNILLFLLTVQLVGIIKATYACFLRGNAEMIFMSLYSLLYMSSLLPAKIFAIATINKSGWGTSGRKTIVVNFIGLIPVSIWVAVLLGGLAYTAYCQDLFSETELAFLVSGAILYGCYWVALLMLYLAIIARRCGKKPEQYSLAYAEV, encoded by the exons aTGCCGGTGCAGCTGACGACAGCCCTGCGTGTGGTGGGCACCAGCCTGTTTGCCCTGGCAGTGCTGGGTGGCATCCTGGCGGCTTACGTGACAGGCTACCAGTTCATTCACACAGAGAAGCACTACCTGTCCTTTGGCCTTTACGGTGCCATCCTGGGCCTGCACCTGCTCATCCAGAGCCTGTTTGCCTTCCTGGAGCACCGGCGCATGCGGCGGGCGGGCCGGCCGCTGAAACTCGCCTCCCCGTTGCGCCGCTCGGTGGCACTGTGCATCGCAGCATACCAGGAGGACCCCGACTATTTGCGCAAGTGCCTGCGCTCCGCCCAGCGCATCGCCTTCCCTGACCTCAAGGTGGTCATGGTGGTGGATGGCAATCGCCAGGAGGACGCCTACATGCTGGACATCTTCCACGAGGTGCTAGGCGGCACTGAGCAAGCTGGCTTCTTTGTGTGGCGCAGCAACTTCCATGAGGCAGGTGAAGGGGAGACCGAGGCCAGCCTGCAGGAGGGCATGGACCGTGTGCGGAATGTGGTGAGAACCAGCACCTTCTCCTGCATCATGCAGAAGTGGGGAGGCAAGCGAGAGGTCATGTACACGGCTTTCAAGGCTCTTGGTGATTCAGTGGACTACATCCAG GTGTGCGACTCTGACACCGTGCTGGATCCAGCCTGCACCATCGAGATGCTTCGAGTCCTGGAGGAGGACCCCCAAGTAGGGGGAGTTGGAGGAGATGTACAA ATCCTCAACAAGTATGACTCGTGGATCTCCTTCCTGAGCAGTGTGCGGTACTGGATGGCCTTCAACGTGGAGCGGGCCTGCCAGTCCTACTTCGGCTGCGTGCAGTGTATTAGTGGGCCTTTGGGCATGTACCGCAACAGCCTCCTCCAGCAATTCCTGGAGGACTGGTACCATCAGAAGTTCCTGGGCAGCAAGTGCAGCTTCGGAGATGACCGCCACCTCACCAACCGAGTCCTGAGCCTCGGCTACCGGACTAAGTATACAGCACGTTCCAAGTGCCTCACAGAGACTCCCACCAAGTACCTCCGGTGGCTCAACCAGCAGACCCGCTGGAGCAAGTCTTACTTCCGAGAGTGGCTCTACAACTCTCTGTGGTTCCATAAGCACCACCTCTGGATGACCTACGAATCAGTGGTCACAggtttcttccccttcttcctcattgccacagTCATACAGCTTTTCTACAGAGGTCGCATCTGGAATATTCTCCTCTTCCTGCTGACGGTGCAGCTGGTGGGCATTATCAAGGCTACCTATGCCTGCTTCCTTCGGGGCAATGCAGAAATGATCTTCATGTCCCTCTATTCCCTTCTGTATATGTCCAGCCTCCTGCCGGCCAAGATCTTTGCCATTGCTACCATCAACAAGTCTGGCTGGGGCACCTCTGGCCGAAAAACCATCGTGGTGAACTTCATTGGCCTCATCCCTGTGTCCATCTGGGTGGCAGTCCTTCTAGGGGGACTGGCCTACACAGCGTATTGCCAGGATCTGTTCAGTGAGACAGAGCTAGCCTTCCTGGTCTCTGGGGCCATCCTGTATGGCTGCTACTGGGTAGCCCTCCTCATGTTGTATCTGGCCATCATCGCCCGGCGATGTGGGAAGAAGCCAGAGCAGTACAGCTTAGCTTATGCTGAGGTGTGA
- the DERPC gene encoding decreased expression in renal and prostate cancer protein — translation MKEPRIFPRERPTPWTRAQLPPRGRLDGSLGPQGGPVLNTGHPLGMNSDPFLMATGSLGGNLAPFPRNPSPFPTSSGSLASNPAPFPAGARDPGMASFPRGMNPTGTGAVSFPRPGGLLGPGPGPGPGPSLNPRAGALPGPGPLSNPRLGGLPGPGPMSNPRAGGLLGTGPDPRSGGPMGPGSGPNLRAGVLLPSGNGPPNPRPVGLGPGPSPNLRSGFVGTNPAPRSGMFPGPGLGPNPRANSLGPGLGPNPRAGGLGPGPNLDTRAGGLLGTGSGLNLRMAGPQGLDLAPILRAAGLLGANSAAFSQASGNMGTSPSSMARVPGPMGPNSGPGSRGIGLPGPNPSPMSRAPGPIGPNSAHFSRPAGPMGVNASPFPRGTGSGGLNPAAFSQSSGTLASNPATFQRSAGLQGSSPAIFPRTSGPLGPNPANFPRASGLQGPSPAAFPRSTGPLGPGQVTFPRSAPGPLGSSPAGPVGINPAPFARPTGTLGLNPASFPRMNGPVSKTLVPFPRVGNLPGTNPAAFPRPGGPMAAMYPNGMLPP, via the coding sequence ATGAAAGAACCCCGGATTTTCCCTAGAGAGCGGCCAACTCCTTGGACTCGTGCTCAGTTGCCACCTCGAGGACGACTCGACGGTTCCTTGGGACCACAGGGGGGTCCTGTCCTAAACACAGGTCACCCGCTGGGCATGAACTCTGATCCCTTCCTTATGGCAACTGGTTCTCTTGGTGGAAATCTGGCCCCATTTCCAAGGAACCCATCGCCTTTTCCAACTTCATCAGGCTCATTGGCTTCAAATCCAGCACCTTTCCCTGCTGGTGCTCGTGACCCAGGCATGGCTTCTTTTCCAAGAGGGATGAATCCCACTGGCACAGGTGCAGTTTCTTTCCCAAGGCCTGGTGGCCTCttgggcccaggcccaggcccaggcccaggcccatcTCTAAACCCAAGGGCAGGGGCTCTACCAGGCCCAGGGCCTCTGTCTAATCCAAGGTTAGGGGGTCTCCCGGGGCCAGGTCCTATGTCCAACCCAAGGGCAGGTGGTCTCCTGGGAACAGGTCCTGACCCCAGAAGTGGCGGCCCCATGGGCCCTGGGTCTGGGCCCAACCTGAGAGCAGGTGTCCTGTTGCCTTCTGGGAATGGTCCTCCTAATCCTAGGCCTGTTGGCCTGGGACCAGGACCCAGTCCCAATCTGAGATCAGGCTTCGTTGGTACAAACCCTGCCCCGAGATCAGGTATGTTTCCAGGCCCTGGCCTTGGGCCCAACCCAAGAGCAAATAGCCTGGGCCCAGGCCTTGGGCCCAACCCAAGGGCAGGTGGCCTGGGACCAGGCCCAAATCTGGACACCAGAGCAGGTGGCCTCCTGGGCACGGGATCTGGTCTTAACTTAAGGATGGCTGGACCTCAAGGCCTAGATCTTGCCCCCATTTTAAGAGCAGCAGGTCTATTAGGAGCAAATTCAGCTGCTTTCTCACAGGCTTCTGGAAACATGGGCACAAGCCCATCCTCTATGGCAAGAGTACCTGGCCCCATGGGCCCAAACTCGGGTCCTGGTTCTCGGGGAATTGGCCTTCCAGGGCCAAATCCATCTCCCATGTCCAGAGCTCCTGGCCCCATAGGCCCTAATTCAGCTCATTTTTCAAGGCCAGCTGGGCCCATGGGAGTAAATGCCAGTCCCTTTCCAAGGGGGACCGGTTCAGGGGGGCTGAATCCAGCTGCCTTTTCTCAGTCTTCTGGCACATTGGCTTCAAATCCAGCTACCTTCCAGAGGTCTGCTGGCCTCCAGGGCTCAAGTCCAGCAATTTTCCCAAGAACCTCTGGGCCACTAGGCCCCAACCCAGCTAACTTCCCAAGGGCCAGTGGCTTGCAGGGCCCAAGTCCTGCTGCCTTCCCAAGGTCTACTGGCCCATTAGGCCCTGGTCAGGTTACTTTCCCCAGGTCAGCTCCTGGGCCCCTGGGCTCTTCTCCAGCAGGCCCTGTGGGCATCAACCCAGCTCCTTTTGCAAGGCCAACTGGGACCCTGGGTCTAAACCCAGCTTCCTTTCCAAGGATGAATGGCCCTGTGAGCAAGACTTTGGTCCCATTTCCTAGAGTGGGGAACCTCCCTGGCACAAACCCAGCTGCTTTCCCCAGACCAGGGGGTCCTATGGCTGCAATGTACCCAAATGGAATGTTACCCCCTTAA
- the HAS3 gene encoding hyaluronan synthase 3 isoform X2, producing the protein MPVQLTTALRVVGTSLFALAVLGGILAAYVTGYQFIHTEKHYLSFGLYGAILGLHLLIQSLFAFLEHRRMRRAGRPLKLASPLRRSVALCIAAYQEDPDYLRKCLRSAQRIAFPDLKVVMVVDGNRQEDAYMLDIFHEVLGGTEQAGFFVWRSNFHEAGEGETEASLQEGMDRVRNVVRTSTFSCIMQKWGGKREVMYTAFKALGDSVDYIQVCDSDTVLDPACTIEMLRVLEEDPQVGGVGGDVQPSGKGMAVEDDQVQAAQGRAAEAWSVHHCNSSREQ; encoded by the exons aTGCCGGTGCAGCTGACGACAGCCCTGCGTGTGGTGGGCACCAGCCTGTTTGCCCTGGCAGTGCTGGGTGGCATCCTGGCGGCTTACGTGACAGGCTACCAGTTCATTCACACAGAGAAGCACTACCTGTCCTTTGGCCTTTACGGTGCCATCCTGGGCCTGCACCTGCTCATCCAGAGCCTGTTTGCCTTCCTGGAGCACCGGCGCATGCGGCGGGCGGGCCGGCCGCTGAAACTCGCCTCCCCGTTGCGCCGCTCGGTGGCACTGTGCATCGCAGCATACCAGGAGGACCCCGACTATTTGCGCAAGTGCCTGCGCTCCGCCCAGCGCATCGCCTTCCCTGACCTCAAGGTGGTCATGGTGGTGGATGGCAATCGCCAGGAGGACGCCTACATGCTGGACATCTTCCACGAGGTGCTAGGCGGCACTGAGCAAGCTGGCTTCTTTGTGTGGCGCAGCAACTTCCATGAGGCAGGTGAAGGGGAGACCGAGGCCAGCCTGCAGGAGGGCATGGACCGTGTGCGGAATGTGGTGAGAACCAGCACCTTCTCCTGCATCATGCAGAAGTGGGGAGGCAAGCGAGAGGTCATGTACACGGCTTTCAAGGCTCTTGGTGATTCAGTGGACTACATCCAG GTGTGCGACTCTGACACCGTGCTGGATCCAGCCTGCACCATCGAGATGCTTCGAGTCCTGGAGGAGGACCCCCAAGTAGGGGGAGTTGGAGGAGATGTACAA CCCTCAGGGAAAGGTATGGCAGTAGAGGATGACCAGGTCCAAGCTGCCCAGGGCAGAGCTGCTGAAGCATGGTCCGTTCACCATTGCAACAGTTCTAGAGAGCAGTGA